One window of the Populus nigra chromosome 4, ddPopNigr1.1, whole genome shotgun sequence genome contains the following:
- the LOC133690460 gene encoding uncharacterized protein LOC133690460, which translates to MEHKSDAVIDIVSAVNNHQDGVPKTKKKKRRSAMHILRVAMYMLSLRSGKSKSVQTDVASKWKKYLSFMRPLHVHSNQQRIEATPAPVTSTAVDEESKVTPPAASVDVVEQYLEVFTPSYSPAPKSIASSSSGQTSQYASAQNLLDLLIDMSDEDEDGDEDSYYDDKYGDETIDMKAEQFIAKFYDQMKLQHKSY; encoded by the coding sequence atggaaCATAAATCAGACGCCGTCATTGATATTGTCAGTGCTGTCAACAACCATCAAGATGGTGTCCCAAAGACCAAGAAGAAAAAGCGACGCAGTGCAATGCACATCCTTAGGGTGGCCATGTACATGCTGTCTCTAAGATCTGGCAAATCAAAATCTGTCCAGACAGATGTTGCTTCAAAGTGGAAGAAGTACTTGTCTTTCATGCGTCCTTTGCACGTTCACAGCAACCAACAACGCATCGAGGCCACACCGGCACCTGTAACATCCACGGCGGttgatgaagaatcaaaagttaCACCTCCGGCGGCTTCCGTGGATGTTGTTGAGCAATATTTAGAGGTGTTTACCCCATCTTATTCACCGGCCCCAAAAAGCATAGCGTCATCCTCGTCGGGCCAAACTAGCCAATACGCATCGGCGCAAAATCTTCTAGATCTTCTAATTGATATGAGTGATGAAGATGAGGATGGGGATGAGGATAGTTATTATGATGATAAATATGGGGACGAAACGATAGACATGAAGGCTGAGCAGTTCATTGCTAAATTTTACGACCAAATGAAGCTTCAACACAAGAGTTACTGA